A portion of the Harpia harpyja isolate bHarHar1 chromosome 15, bHarHar1 primary haplotype, whole genome shotgun sequence genome contains these proteins:
- the GDF7 gene encoding growth/differentiation factor 7, whose product MRLRAATAALCLCLLGACRLRRGLEAAAVRGPSAAAPRRPSAAAPSSASSSSSSAAASPFSSPPRRDGALRNGTVVPHHYMVALYQRLAARRAPARRADTVTGFAERARSDASPSAPEQRYLFDISSLPEAEEVTGAELRVLRALPENRSLALSPEGTFHHLLLFTCPSRDGEEPRLLDSRAADILDAGSSRWEVFDVWEALRDRRERSLSGKLLCFLLRIVSDQSGRLLPPRQLGFSKPRPQPHERALLVAFSRTQRKENLFKEIRDKIKALGSPPFLEPPDPGQEAYSKRRKRRTTVAARSGGRGHGKKAKTRCSRKPLHVNFKELGWDDWIIAPLDYEAYHCEGVCDFPLRSHLEPTNHAIIQTLMNSMDPESTPPSCCVPSKLSPISILYIDSGNNVVYKQYEDMVVETCGCR is encoded by the exons ATGCGCCTCCGCGCCGCAACCGCCgccctctgcctctgcctgctgggCGCCTGCCGCCTCCGCCGCGGGCTGGAGGCCGCCGCCGTGCGCGGCCCGTCGGCGGCCGCTCCCCGGCGACCCTCGGCAGCCGCGCcttcctccgcctcctcctcctcctcctccgccgccgcctcccccttctcctccccgccGCGGAGGGACGGGGCTCTCCGCAACGGCACCGTGGTGCCGCACCACTACATGGTGGCCCTCTACCAGCGCCtggccgcccgccgcgcccccgcccgccgcgccgacACGGTGACGGGCTTCGCGGAGCGGGCGCGCAGCG ATGCCTCCCCGTCTGCCCCCGAGCAGCGATACCTCTTCGACATCTCCAGCCTGCCCGAGGCAGAGGAGGTGACGGGCGCGGAGCTGCGGGTCCTGCGTGCCCTCCCCGAAAACCGGAGCTTGGCCCTGTCCCCCGAAGGCAccttccaccacctcctcctcttcacctGCCCAAGCCGGGACGGTGAAGAACCCCGGCTGCTGGACTCCAGGGCTGCAGACATTTTGGACGCGGGCTCCTCCAGATGGGAGGTGTTTGATGTCTGGGAAGCCCTGCGGGATCGGAGGGAGAGGTCTCTCTCAGGCAAGCTGCTGTGCTTCCTGCTGAGGATCGTCTCGGATCAGTCAGGGCGGCTCCTGCCCCCCCGGCAGCTGGGGTTCAGCAAGCCCCGGCCGCAGCCCCACGAGCGAGCCCTGCTCGTGGCCTTCTCCCGCACCCAGAGGAAGGAGAACCTCTTCAAGGAGATCCGGGATAAGATCAAGGCCCTGGGCAGCCCGCCCTTCCTGGAGCCCCCCGATCCCGGCCAGGAGGCGTACTCCAAGCGGAGGAAGAGACGGACCACCGTCGCCGCCCGGTCTGGGGGCAGAGGCCATGGGAAGAAGGCGAAGACCCGCTGCAGCAGGAAGCCCCTGCACGTGAACTtcaaggagctgggctgggacGACTGGATAATCGCCCCCCTGGATTACGAGGCGTATCACTGCGAGGGGGTCTGTGACTTTCCCCTGCGCTCGCACCTGGAGCCCACCAACCATGCCATCATCCAGACCCTGATGAACTCCATGGATCCGGAGtccaccccccccagctgctgcgTGCCCTCCAAGCTCAGCCCCATCAGCATCCTCTACATAGACTCCGGGAACAATGTGGTTTACAAACAGTACGAGGACATGGTCGTGGAGACGTGCGGCTGCAGGTAG